The following DNA comes from Deltaproteobacteria bacterium.
CTGGCACCTGGCGGTAAAAGTGTATGAACCTGCATACGATCACCAGCGATTTGACGAACTATGTCAGCTAGCGGGGCAATTGAAGCAACCACATAATTTGGAGAAGTGACAGGTGATTCGAGGCTTTGCGGTAAAGGTTTATTGGGTTGATTTCTCGCGATAACAAAAGCGATAATGGCTGTAATGGCAATAAATACAATAAGTAATAATGTACGCATTTTGGGTTGCATGATGACCTCGTGAATTAAATAATGATATTGCAATTGCATTTGCAATATCATGCAGAAAAAGTCAATCGTTTTTAAAAAATATTTAAATATATTAATATGTAATAGTTATAAATCTAACTTAATATTTATATCATAAAAATGATTATGCAATTGCATTTGCAAAGATGAGCAGATTCTGATTATATAGTAAACATGGCTGAAGTTAAAAGACAAACGGCACAACGAGCTGCTATTGAGCAAGTATTTAATAGTGAGCAAAGGCCATTAACGGTTGAAGATATTGTTAAGCTCGGTCGCAACTATGTGCACTCATTAAACCAAGCGACAGTATATCGAAACCTGAAGGTGCTGCTTAAAGATGGTTGGCTGCGTCAAATTCACCATCCAGCCTTTGGCAATTTATATGAAAAAGCCGAAATAGGTCATCACCATCATTTTCATTGTCGTATTTGTGGACGTCTTTTTAGTTTAGAAGTATGTACGTGCAGCAATATTGACCAAG
Coding sequences within:
- a CDS encoding transcriptional repressor, which translates into the protein MAEVKRQTAQRAAIEQVFNSEQRPLTVEDIVKLGRNYVHSLNQATVYRNLKVLLKDGWLRQIHHPAFGNLYEKAEIGHHHHFHCRICGRLFSLEVCTCSNIDQAPKGFITLGHDVFLFGSCPSCSR